The following proteins are encoded in a genomic region of Dyadobacter sp. UC 10:
- the nth gene encoding endonuclease III gives MRRQERFRLFLDYFTQNFPEPETELHYSNPYELLVAVILSAQCTDKRVNIVTPPLFERFPVPEALAASDAEEVFSYIRSISYPNNKSKHLVGMARMLVEQFGSEVPASVDELQKLPGVGRKTANVIASVIFNQPAMAVDTHVFRVSHRLGLVPSTAKTPLSVEKILVKYIPKDLVHKAHHWLILHGRYICVARSPKCKECPLSSFCKFYERNVLMEVSV, from the coding sequence ATGCGAAGACAGGAACGTTTTAGACTATTTCTGGATTATTTTACCCAAAACTTTCCTGAACCTGAAACCGAATTACATTATTCCAATCCGTATGAGCTGCTGGTGGCTGTCATTCTCTCCGCACAGTGTACAGACAAACGGGTTAACATTGTGACTCCACCGCTTTTCGAGCGGTTTCCAGTCCCGGAGGCATTGGCAGCCTCGGATGCAGAAGAAGTATTTAGTTACATCCGATCTATATCCTACCCAAATAATAAAAGTAAACATCTGGTAGGAATGGCACGTATGCTCGTTGAGCAATTCGGATCTGAAGTACCTGCTTCCGTGGATGAATTACAAAAGCTGCCGGGAGTAGGGCGTAAAACTGCGAATGTGATCGCTTCGGTAATCTTCAACCAGCCGGCTATGGCTGTTGATACACATGTTTTTAGGGTATCGCACCGTTTAGGTCTGGTTCCTTCCACAGCTAAAACTCCTCTAAGCGTAGAAAAGATATTGGTAAAATATATTCCAAAAGATCTCGTTCACAAGGCGCATCACTGGTTGATCCTGCACGGACGCTATATCTGCGTCGCAAGGAGCCCGAAATGCAAAGAATGCCCGTTGTCTTCCTTTTGTAAATTCTATGAAAGAAATGTACTTATGGAAGTTTCGGTTTAG
- a CDS encoding RNA polymerase sigma factor yields MEKVLVSDSELVTLYIRGNEKAFEKLVQRHKSRIYTTIYLIVKDQYVAEDLLQDTFIKAVDTIKGGRYNDEGKFLPWIIRIAHNLAIDYFRRDKRYPNVVFEDGSSVFNTLDFSEDSVESIQIRQETHEQLREMIQRLPDVQKQVLIMRHYEDMSFQEIADATGVSINTALGRMRYALINLRKQFNQRAPQYDKNFYLR; encoded by the coding sequence ATGGAGAAAGTCCTAGTTAGCGACAGCGAGTTGGTGACATTGTATATCCGCGGGAACGAGAAAGCTTTTGAAAAACTCGTTCAACGCCACAAATCAAGAATATACACCACTATTTATCTAATTGTTAAGGACCAATATGTAGCCGAGGATTTATTGCAGGATACATTTATTAAGGCCGTAGATACGATAAAAGGTGGTAGATACAATGATGAGGGCAAGTTCTTGCCATGGATTATACGTATTGCGCACAACCTTGCCATTGATTATTTCAGACGCGATAAACGCTACCCCAATGTAGTATTTGAAGATGGAAGCAGTGTTTTTAATACGCTGGATTTTTCGGAAGATTCCGTTGAGTCAATCCAGATTCGTCAGGAAACACATGAACAACTGCGGGAAATGATCCAGCGGTTACCTGATGTGCAAAAGCAGGTTCTGATCATGCGCCACTATGAGGACATGAGCTTTCAGGAAATTGCCGATGCCACAGGGGTGAGTATTAATACGGCATTGGGCAGAATGCGTTACGCGTTGATAAACCTGCGTAAGCAATTTAACCAACGTGCCCCACAGTATGACAAAAACTTTTACTTACGATGA
- a CDS encoding YjjG family noncanonical pyrimidine nucleotidase has product MKYKHIFFDLDHTLWDFEKNSSESLEEIFHRLALQQQGIQSMEAFIACFLKINTSLWDAFDRGQLHHTYIRQERFKLVFAELGVQCPENHEEIGEMYLRALPDKKHLLEGALELLTYAQAAGYRMHIITNGFNEIQVRKITSSQISHFFDNMITFDTANAKKPDRQIFEYAMETANTSPEECVMVGDNWVADIMGAKQVGIDTVYLNPAGLQFDELPTYDIRRLEELLLIL; this is encoded by the coding sequence ATGAAATACAAACATATTTTTTTCGATCTGGACCATACACTCTGGGACTTTGAAAAAAATTCGTCGGAATCATTAGAGGAAATCTTCCACCGTCTGGCATTGCAACAGCAGGGAATCCAGTCTATGGAAGCTTTTATCGCCTGTTTTTTAAAAATAAACACTTCGTTGTGGGATGCATTTGATCGTGGACAATTGCACCATACCTATATACGTCAGGAGAGATTCAAACTCGTTTTTGCGGAACTGGGAGTTCAATGCCCGGAAAACCATGAAGAAATCGGCGAAATGTATTTGAGGGCATTACCGGACAAAAAACATTTGCTCGAAGGCGCACTCGAACTCTTAACGTATGCTCAGGCTGCCGGCTACCGAATGCATATCATCACCAATGGTTTCAATGAAATTCAGGTCAGGAAAATAACAAGCTCACAGATCAGTCACTTTTTTGATAACATGATCACCTTTGACACTGCGAATGCAAAGAAACCAGACCGACAGATTTTTGAGTATGCCATGGAAACTGCAAATACCTCTCCGGAAGAATGCGTAATGGTTGGCGACAACTGGGTTGCGGACATCATGGGAGCAAAGCAAGTTGGGATAGATACAGTGTATCTCAACCCAGCCGGACTGCAATTCGACGAATTACCTACCTACGATATCCGCCGGTTGGAAGAATTGCTGCTGATTCTTTAG
- a CDS encoding phytanoyl-CoA dioxygenase family protein, with product MMAELQLDLIQSELSEPFVLPQGAVEHFNTYGYVKLKNVLSARLLGYYGEIITDLVFRLNKLTKPMEERTTYERAFLQVMNLWRESEDAKEFVFSKKLAKIATDLLQVGGVRLYHDQALYKESSGGITPWHADQFYWPLSSPKTVTVWIPLQETLMEMGPLAFAEKSHHVEIGRDVEISDESEALMNEQLKQFNLNETPFDLGEVSFHAGWLFHRAGANVSGQPRKVMTMIYMDQDQKIVKPRNEYQQADWETWLLSRPVGGPADSELNPVLFQY from the coding sequence ATCATGGCAGAACTGCAATTGGATTTGATTCAAAGTGAGCTTTCCGAACCATTTGTGCTTCCACAAGGAGCTGTGGAGCATTTCAATACTTATGGATATGTAAAGCTGAAAAATGTATTAAGTGCGCGATTGCTCGGATACTACGGAGAAATCATTACCGACCTTGTCTTCAGACTTAATAAGCTAACCAAACCTATGGAAGAGCGCACCACTTATGAGCGTGCGTTTCTACAGGTCATGAACTTGTGGCGGGAAAGTGAAGACGCGAAAGAATTTGTATTCTCGAAGAAGCTGGCCAAAATTGCAACCGACTTGTTACAAGTTGGCGGCGTGCGCCTCTACCATGATCAGGCTTTATACAAAGAATCTTCCGGAGGCATTACACCCTGGCATGCAGACCAGTTTTACTGGCCTTTATCTTCGCCCAAAACGGTAACTGTCTGGATCCCGCTTCAGGAAACCCTTATGGAAATGGGGCCACTGGCTTTTGCTGAAAAAAGTCATCACGTTGAAATTGGTAGGGATGTTGAGATAAGTGATGAAAGTGAGGCGCTTATGAACGAGCAACTCAAACAGTTTAATTTGAATGAAACACCTTTCGACTTGGGTGAGGTCAGCTTTCATGCTGGCTGGCTGTTCCATCGGGCCGGGGCCAATGTTTCAGGCCAACCGCGAAAAGTGATGACAATGATTTATATGGACCAGGATCAAAAGATTGTCAAGCCAAGAAACGAATACCAGCAGGCCGACTGGGAGACCTGGTTGCTCTCTAGGCCAGTCGGGGGGCCAGCTGACAGTGAACTGAATCCAGTACTATTTCAGTATTAG
- a CDS encoding S1 family peptidase, producing MFVEAIEKVDQFTRPVHFIFRYYSGSDIVPGTATLFFVNEDGFAITCRHVARQILHANSIYENYLKFRGELRKFEKDPGYETQRLGLETKYRINSVNPIRILFNFIQCVSGYKALTIHLHPAQDLAIVQFRDFESIQYQGHAHFLKDSRLVKQGRYLCRLGYPFPEFTNYQYNKNSGDIEWTKAGRFKTPSFPIDGIITRHIGEGNEVTGIEMSTPGLRGQSGGPLFDSNGTIYGMQSATRHLHLGFDQVNREVISEGQRRRVSNYPFLNVGQCVHVDVIKNFLREKKINFHEQDQ from the coding sequence ATGTTTGTTGAAGCTATTGAGAAAGTAGACCAGTTCACCCGTCCAGTCCATTTTATTTTCAGGTATTACTCAGGCAGTGATATCGTACCAGGAACCGCCACTTTGTTTTTTGTAAACGAGGATGGATTTGCCATTACCTGCCGGCACGTAGCCAGGCAGATTTTGCACGCCAATTCCATCTATGAGAACTATCTGAAATTCAGGGGCGAACTCAGGAAATTTGAAAAGGATCCGGGTTATGAAACACAGCGGCTGGGTCTTGAAACCAAATACCGGATCAACTCCGTAAACCCGATCCGCATTCTTTTTAATTTTATTCAGTGTGTTTCTGGCTACAAGGCGCTAACCATTCATTTGCACCCCGCTCAGGACCTGGCGATCGTACAGTTTCGCGATTTTGAATCGATACAGTACCAGGGTCATGCGCATTTCCTTAAAGATTCCCGGCTAGTGAAACAAGGAAGATACTTGTGCCGTTTAGGCTATCCATTTCCAGAGTTTACGAATTATCAGTACAACAAAAATTCCGGTGATATAGAATGGACAAAGGCAGGCCGATTCAAAACACCAAGCTTTCCCATTGACGGGATCATTACCAGGCATATAGGCGAAGGCAATGAAGTGACAGGGATCGAAATGAGTACGCCCGGCTTGCGCGGACAAAGCGGCGGGCCGCTGTTTGACTCAAACGGAACTATCTACGGAATGCAAAGCGCTACCAGGCACCTTCATCTTGGTTTTGATCAGGTAAACAGAGAAGTGATTTCGGAGGGACAGCGACGAAGGGTCTCCAATTATCCTTTTCTGAATGTTGGGCAGTGTGTGCACGTCGATGTGATTAAGAATTTTTTGCGCGAGAAAAAAATTAACTTCCACGAACAGGATCAGTAA
- a CDS encoding DUF2911 domain-containing protein → MKKALLIGLGIIVLGLIIFSGVRMYTKSFSPEAVAQITKTGLGINVKYSRPSKKGRLIFGRDQDNALSPYGKVWRTGANEATLIEFQQDVLMLGQPVKAGTYSLYSVPGQSTWKIILNAETGQWGTEYNDGKNVLTVEVPIRIRHTVQEQFNIYFEEVPEGVNMILSWDQTEAVVPFTHK, encoded by the coding sequence ATGAAGAAAGCTCTCCTGATCGGGTTAGGAATTATCGTCCTCGGGTTGATCATATTTTCTGGAGTAAGAATGTATACCAAATCATTCAGCCCGGAAGCAGTAGCACAGATAACCAAAACGGGGCTGGGTATCAACGTCAAATATAGCAGACCGAGCAAAAAGGGGAGGTTGATTTTTGGAAGAGATCAGGATAACGCACTATCACCTTACGGGAAAGTCTGGCGAACCGGAGCAAACGAAGCGACTCTGATCGAATTTCAGCAGGATGTATTAATGTTGGGCCAACCTGTAAAGGCAGGGACGTACTCACTATATTCTGTTCCTGGACAAAGTACCTGGAAGATAATCCTTAATGCTGAAACAGGTCAATGGGGGACCGAATACAATGATGGAAAAAATGTATTAACGGTGGAGGTTCCTATTCGAATCCGGCATACCGTTCAGGAACAATTCAATATCTATTTTGAAGAGGTACCTGAAGGCGTGAATATGATTCTCAGCTGGGATCAGACAGAAGCCGTGGTTCCTTTCACCCACAAATGA
- the porG gene encoding type IX secretion system protein PorG produces the protein MKYCLRNWIDKYLFYFVLAGIYFFTAVNTETKAQKIELGAGLGGFNYKGDIAPSQKLRFIKPAGSLFFRFNPNQALSLRAEIAGGIIGADDKHSKDPFQQARNKSFTTRIFEGSAVAEYNFLNFQERRFAINWSPYLFGGIGYSKFNPKVQTNPYKTSTFTLPYGVGIKYQIRRPWNIGIEYGARKTFTDFLDDLGGKPVSTDKIQQGDPSLKDNYYYLRISVSYTFYKIVCP, from the coding sequence TTGAAATATTGTTTAAGAAATTGGATTGATAAATACTTGTTCTACTTCGTGTTGGCAGGTATTTATTTTTTTACGGCTGTCAATACTGAGACAAAAGCCCAGAAGATCGAACTGGGAGCCGGACTGGGCGGGTTCAATTATAAAGGAGACATTGCGCCGTCACAGAAGCTTCGTTTTATCAAACCTGCCGGAAGCTTATTTTTTCGATTTAATCCGAATCAGGCACTATCGCTTCGGGCCGAAATTGCGGGTGGTATTATTGGCGCCGATGACAAACATAGCAAGGATCCTTTTCAGCAGGCGAGAAACAAATCTTTTACTACCAGGATATTTGAAGGAAGCGCAGTTGCAGAATATAACTTTCTGAATTTCCAGGAACGCAGGTTTGCAATCAACTGGAGCCCGTATCTGTTCGGCGGAATCGGATATTCCAAGTTTAATCCCAAGGTACAGACTAACCCTTACAAAACGTCGACATTTACGCTTCCATATGGTGTCGGGATCAAATATCAGATTCGCAGGCCATGGAATATTGGCATTGAATATGGCGCTAGAAAGACATTCACAGATTTCCTGGACGACCTGGGTGGGAAGCCAGTTTCCACAGATAAAATACAGCAGGGTGACCCATCGCTGAAAGATAATTATTACTATCTCAGGATCTCAGTAAGTTATACTTTTTACAAAATCGTTTGTCCCTGA
- a CDS encoding DUF6089 family protein: protein MRRKFEFKRVPGALALIFTFGLLLAGKETQAQSRGIFVPYSTAGFGIGTSSYFGDMAPYRRPLASMFKMVRWSIGGNYTRHFTPRLGARASFTYARIAGDDYIMNRDSKHESSVFYARNLHFRNDLKEFSVQGIFKLIPDNRSYDRRPQFGAYLFAGVALTAHNPKALDSLDGDWVKLQPLGTEGQGNEGYAKPYSLVQFAIPMGIGLRYKINSRFDISAELGFRKTFTDYLDDVAGNYADPALFADDPLAMTVSSRSTNPIAVRKGADRTEALKKFLQVNYQIDTNDPIAALAATGYGSPGTPRGYSPTLKDNYLFGMIHINYMLPSQIKCPPLK, encoded by the coding sequence ATGCGTAGAAAATTTGAATTCAAAAGAGTACCCGGAGCGCTGGCGTTGATCTTTACTTTTGGACTTTTATTAGCGGGTAAAGAAACTCAGGCGCAAAGCAGGGGTATTTTTGTCCCATATTCTACGGCAGGTTTTGGTATCGGTACTTCCAGCTATTTCGGCGATATGGCTCCATATCGAAGGCCACTTGCTTCGATGTTCAAAATGGTTCGCTGGAGTATCGGAGGTAACTATACAAGACATTTTACACCTCGTCTGGGTGCCAGGGCCAGTTTTACTTACGCCAGGATTGCAGGAGACGACTATATTATGAATCGCGACTCCAAGCATGAAAGCAGTGTATTTTATGCGAGGAACCTGCATTTTCGCAATGATCTGAAAGAGTTTTCGGTTCAGGGTATTTTTAAACTTATTCCGGACAACCGAAGTTACGATAGACGTCCTCAATTTGGCGCATATCTATTTGCGGGCGTGGCATTAACGGCGCATAATCCCAAAGCTTTGGATTCGCTCGATGGTGACTGGGTTAAATTACAGCCGCTGGGAACGGAAGGACAGGGAAATGAAGGGTACGCCAAACCTTATTCGTTAGTGCAGTTTGCTATTCCAATGGGAATTGGTTTGCGGTACAAAATCAATTCAAGATTCGATATTTCAGCCGAGCTGGGATTCAGAAAGACTTTTACGGATTATCTGGATGATGTGGCCGGAAATTATGCTGATCCAGCTCTTTTTGCAGACGATCCCCTGGCGATGACTGTGTCAAGCCGGTCAACCAATCCGATTGCCGTCCGAAAAGGTGCCGACAGGACTGAAGCATTGAAGAAATTCCTGCAGGTAAATTACCAGATTGACACAAATGATCCGATTGCGGCCCTCGCTGCTACGGGTTATGGTTCTCCCGGTACGCCGCGCGGTTACAGTCCCACATTGAAAGACAACTATTTATTTGGTATGATCCATATCAACTATATGCTGCCTTCGCAAATCAAATGTCCTCCTTTAAAATAA
- a CDS encoding ABC transporter ATP-binding protein, translating to MIASHNLKFSYSAQKQFQFPDISCGDKETLLILGQSGRGKTTLLHLLALLLDPEAGEVIIGGRSIRHLSHEQIALIRAKNIGIIYQRAHFVSALSVIDNMLLSNFLAEKDQDRKKAIYLANELGFAEHLSKKTSQLSQGEQQRVSIARALMNDPNVILADEPTSSLDDVNCQRVIDLLKTQSASIGASLVVVTHDQRLKSEFSNQVIL from the coding sequence ATGATTGCGAGTCATAATTTAAAGTTTTCGTATTCTGCTCAAAAACAATTCCAATTCCCCGATATCAGCTGTGGCGACAAGGAAACTTTGCTGATCCTGGGGCAGTCGGGAAGAGGAAAAACTACTTTATTGCATTTGCTGGCACTCCTGCTCGACCCCGAGGCCGGAGAGGTAATCATCGGCGGAAGATCCATCAGGCATTTGTCTCATGAACAAATCGCCCTGATCAGGGCAAAGAATATTGGTATTATTTACCAGCGTGCCCATTTCGTCAGCGCGTTGTCTGTGATTGATAATATGCTGCTATCCAATTTTTTAGCAGAAAAGGATCAGGATCGAAAAAAGGCTATATACCTTGCAAACGAACTCGGTTTCGCAGAACATTTATCAAAAAAAACATCCCAGCTTAGCCAGGGTGAGCAGCAGCGGGTAAGTATAGCAAGGGCATTGATGAACGATCCGAATGTGATACTGGCTGATGAGCCTACATCAAGCCTGGACGATGTTAACTGCCAACGCGTAATTGATCTTTTAAAAACACAGTCCGCATCCATCGGAGCCAGTCTGGTGGTGGTTACGCATGATCAGCGGCTAAAAAGTGAATTCTCCAATCAGGTTATTCTATAA
- a CDS encoding ABC transporter permease, which translates to MNLFKISFANIKEKKLNSFLSALLLALGIGMISLLLLLNQQLDEQFRKNIKGIDMVVGAKGSPLQLILSSIYQIDAPTGNVPLAEVNSLRKNPFVKTVIPLSMGDSYQGFRIVGTTPKYIEHYNVKIAEGHIHNASMEVTVGSKVARNAGLKIGDTFASSHGLDGEGDQHDHKKYKVTGVFAASGSVVDQLILTRLSSIWDIHEHAEAGEKKHESDHHEADGAESEEEGQDVTSALIQFRNPMGLMTIPRQVNTNTSMQAALPSIEINRLFSLLGVGIETLRAIALVIITIAGVSVFVSLYNSLKERKYEMALMLSMGATRTSLFLMLLIEGLFLAIIGFLAGIILSRVGLLLFSKAAEQDFHYSLGKFAILPEEIYLLFAALAVGAVAAALPSIGIYRLNISRTLAEE; encoded by the coding sequence ATGAACCTTTTCAAGATCAGTTTCGCCAATATCAAAGAAAAGAAGCTCAACAGCTTCCTGAGTGCACTTTTGCTCGCGCTCGGCATTGGTATGATCTCATTGCTCCTGCTCCTGAACCAGCAGCTTGACGAGCAATTCCGGAAAAATATCAAGGGGATAGATATGGTAGTAGGTGCAAAAGGAAGCCCCCTGCAACTGATTTTATCGAGCATTTACCAGATTGACGCGCCTACCGGCAACGTTCCGCTGGCCGAGGTCAATTCGTTGCGTAAAAATCCTTTTGTAAAAACTGTTATCCCGCTTTCCATGGGCGATAGTTACCAGGGATTTCGTATCGTCGGGACAACGCCTAAATATATTGAACATTACAATGTTAAAATTGCTGAAGGGCATATTCACAATGCCTCCATGGAAGTTACCGTTGGCAGCAAGGTAGCCCGCAATGCTGGTTTGAAAATTGGAGACACTTTCGCCAGCTCCCACGGGTTGGATGGCGAAGGCGACCAGCACGATCATAAAAAATACAAAGTAACGGGCGTTTTTGCGGCCAGCGGATCGGTTGTGGACCAACTGATATTAACCCGGCTTTCGAGTATATGGGATATTCACGAACACGCAGAAGCTGGTGAAAAGAAGCATGAAAGTGACCATCACGAAGCGGATGGCGCAGAATCTGAAGAAGAAGGACAGGATGTTACCAGTGCGCTTATCCAGTTCCGGAATCCAATGGGATTAATGACGATTCCCCGACAGGTTAATACCAATACTTCCATGCAGGCCGCACTGCCCAGCATTGAAATAAACCGCCTTTTCTCCCTGCTGGGTGTTGGTATAGAAACGTTACGCGCCATTGCCTTGGTAATTATTACGATTGCGGGCGTGAGTGTTTTTGTTTCTCTTTATAATTCCCTAAAAGAAAGAAAGTATGAAATGGCGCTGATGCTCTCAATGGGCGCTACCCGCACCTCTCTTTTCTTAATGTTGCTGATTGAAGGGCTTTTTCTGGCGATTATCGGCTTTCTTGCTGGTATCATTTTAAGCAGGGTCGGGCTATTGCTGTTTTCAAAAGCGGCGGAACAGGATTTTCATTATTCGCTGGGCAAATTTGCGATCCTTCCCGAGGAGATTTATCTGTTGTTCGCTGCACTGGCAGTCGGGGCGGTCGCAGCTGCACTTCCTTCTATCGGCATTTACAGGTTGAATATTTCACGCACACTGGCGGAGGAATGA
- a CDS encoding DUF3299 domain-containing protein codes for MKSFKTIILFFCITSLMAFKPAGEPVKVTWETLRDVTFKKKWYAEESIYMLHPTFGPSVQKLKNQQVSITGYILPVDLDANLYVLSAFPFSACFFCGGAGPETVMTLNFKKKDGRKFKTDERLTFTGTLKLNADDIYQMNYILDGAEITN; via the coding sequence ATGAAATCCTTCAAGACAATCATATTGTTTTTTTGCATTACCTCATTAATGGCTTTTAAACCTGCTGGAGAGCCTGTTAAGGTAACCTGGGAGACTTTGAGAGATGTTACTTTTAAGAAAAAATGGTATGCTGAGGAATCCATTTATATGCTCCACCCTACATTCGGCCCGAGTGTCCAGAAACTGAAAAACCAGCAGGTATCGATCACGGGCTATATTCTGCCGGTCGATCTGGATGCGAATCTGTATGTTCTTTCTGCATTTCCATTCAGTGCGTGTTTCTTTTGCGGCGGCGCTGGTCCGGAAACTGTGATGACGCTTAACTTTAAGAAAAAGGACGGGAGAAAATTCAAAACCGATGAAAGGCTGACTTTTACCGGCACATTGAAGCTGAATGCAGATGATATTTACCAGATGAACTACATTCTGGACGGCGCGGAAATCACGAATTAG
- a CDS encoding complex I subunit 1/NuoH family protein, with translation MPFTLIIFLLLVPGFVVIGVYLERKVSAFIQDRMGPMEVGKWGLLQLFADLLKLLQKEDIVPRAADKWLFLVAPFVIFISVFAGFAVVPLAPDLAGSGAAVGVFFLLTIVSVDVVGLLMAGWGSNNKFALFGAMRAVAQIISYEIPLGLSILCVVMLTQTLDLQAISFQQGIYSVDPVYLFEMKQFGLDISAVGGFLSWNIIRNPFLLIAYVIFFIASLAECNRAPFDLPEGESELVAGFHTEYSGMRWAIFMLSEYGMMLLVSLLGAILFLGSWNTPFPNIGPLRLADWTSGEPGTWFGYLTGAFWLLGKAVFGVLVQMWARWTLPRLRVDQLMYLGWKVLTPVGLVLFFICGVWRLIGI, from the coding sequence ATACCATTTACGCTGATTATATTTTTACTGCTTGTGCCCGGTTTTGTGGTCATAGGCGTGTACCTGGAAAGAAAGGTCTCTGCATTTATCCAGGACAGGATGGGGCCAATGGAAGTAGGTAAATGGGGACTTTTACAGTTATTCGCCGATCTTTTAAAATTACTTCAAAAGGAAGATATTGTGCCCAGAGCAGCTGATAAATGGCTTTTTCTGGTCGCTCCTTTCGTTATTTTCATTTCAGTTTTCGCGGGATTTGCTGTGGTGCCTCTTGCTCCTGACCTGGCTGGCTCTGGTGCTGCCGTCGGTGTTTTTTTCCTGCTTACCATTGTTTCCGTCGATGTCGTGGGGTTGCTGATGGCGGGCTGGGGGTCCAATAATAAATTTGCGTTGTTCGGTGCGATGCGTGCAGTGGCGCAGATCATATCTTATGAAATTCCCCTTGGTTTGTCGATTCTCTGCGTGGTAATGCTCACGCAGACGCTTGATTTGCAGGCTATCAGTTTCCAGCAAGGTATTTACTCGGTAGATCCGGTGTACCTGTTTGAAATGAAACAGTTCGGATTGGATATCAGCGCAGTGGGAGGATTTTTATCCTGGAATATTATTAGAAATCCGTTTCTGTTGATCGCATACGTCATATTCTTTATTGCTTCCCTGGCGGAGTGTAACCGCGCGCCTTTTGACTTACCGGAAGGTGAATCGGAACTTGTTGCAGGTTTTCACACCGAATATTCGGGAATGCGCTGGGCGATATTTATGCTGTCGGAATACGGTATGATGCTGCTTGTGTCATTGCTTGGCGCTATTCTGTTCCTGGGAAGCTGGAACACGCCATTTCCAAACATTGGCCCGTTGCGCCTTGCGGACTGGACCAGCGGTGAGCCGGGAACGTGGTTTGGCTATTTGACCGGCGCCTTTTGGTTGCTTGGGAAAGCGGTTTTCGGGGTCCTGGTTCAAATGTGGGCCAGATGGACATTACCACGTCTCAGGGTGGATCAGCTCATGTACCTCGGCTGGAAAGTATTAACGCCAGTCGGACTTGTGCTATTCTTTATTTGCGGTGTCTGGCGCCTGATCGGAATCTGA
- a CDS encoding gliding motility protein GldB-related protein — translation MVYLKNIILLFLLAALSFSCKPDHRSEPDISDININIESENLDQQLFACKSVTEVQIFLNKHSYLNKYYFSEAPVDSTRLAGYLFNVLQNPDFQNFKGQLDSLIGDRKTGIIDSLTAAFKRIKYYYPAFQAPQVKFIVTGFTGSDLYISDSLIIIGLDYFGGPAARYRPDVFDYQLRRYQKEYIVPSIVFFLSNKYNRTSPGDLTLLGDMIGYGKGYEFVKFMLPHTPDSYIIGYSDSDLKKTYNSQQNIWGYFIASKLLYEKNVLQKRKFIEERPFTTEIGEKVPGAIARWVGWRIVGMFMDNNPEVSIVELMDIDNASRILQESGYSGQPDEVE, via the coding sequence ATGGTTTATTTAAAGAACATTATCTTGCTTTTTCTGCTGGCTGCACTTTCGTTTTCCTGTAAACCTGATCACCGGAGCGAGCCTGACATCAGCGATATAAATATCAATATTGAGTCGGAAAATCTGGATCAGCAGCTATTTGCCTGCAAGTCGGTTACAGAAGTACAAATTTTTTTAAACAAACACAGTTACCTGAACAAGTATTACTTCTCAGAGGCACCGGTAGATTCCACACGACTTGCCGGATATTTATTCAACGTCTTACAAAATCCTGATTTTCAAAATTTTAAAGGTCAGCTTGATTCGTTGATTGGCGACAGGAAAACCGGAATTATCGATTCGCTTACCGCTGCATTCAAACGCATTAAATATTACTACCCTGCATTTCAAGCTCCCCAGGTCAAATTTATTGTTACAGGTTTCACTGGGAGCGATTTATATATATCTGACTCACTGATCATTATCGGGCTGGATTATTTTGGCGGCCCCGCTGCACGATACCGCCCCGACGTGTTCGATTATCAGCTGCGCCGGTACCAGAAAGAATACATTGTTCCATCAATCGTTTTCTTCTTATCGAATAAATATAACCGCACAAGTCCGGGTGATCTGACGCTTTTGGGAGATATGATCGGCTATGGAAAGGGTTATGAATTCGTCAAATTCATGCTTCCCCACACGCCCGACAGCTATATTATAGGTTATTCCGACTCGGACCTTAAAAAGACTTATAACAGCCAGCAAAATATCTGGGGCTACTTCATAGCCAGCAAGCTTTTGTACGAAAAGAATGTGCTTCAAAAGCGTAAATTTATTGAGGAGCGGCCATTTACGACCGAAATTGGGGAAAAAGTGCCTGGCGCAATAGCGCGTTGGGTAGGTTGGCGGATTGTTGGAATGTTTATGGATAATAACCCTGAAGTCTCTATCGTGGAGCTGATGGATATCGACAATGCCAGCCGGATTTTGCAGGAATCGGGGTATAGTGGCCAGCCAGACGAAGTGGAGTAA